The following are encoded in a window of Corynebacterium marinum DSM 44953 genomic DNA:
- a CDS encoding DUF5129 domain-containing protein, producing MMPLKPDRSGHHDPTSRGREVTAADSNDDVVPAGQITPSIPKLIGVAVAAAALIGGGTALGISQAMPVPQESAYVMQDSPRLAPSEQTDVVIHNPDAVLSAGDEARIVRDAERLEVPAVVTQLHYMVFADNHENVNDTVEEFARDTRPDLISADDDHFADGVLIVGVGLDPRQSFVFAGNDVADALHLHSGSHLDKAVTAIQPGVKDNNIPAGLFAGADAATDTETLARDLYGDARNNRVGAIIGGGVGAAGGAAAAAAGAGAVLRTRRKKALTARQHYDVVSREYGSLAQRLDHIDIRAHSLTSPFADNQMRKQWEEVRDRFLNLHDHVDSFSHLSASSPDKAFLSHATELDDAAETTTRVSYAEANIDSLFRLEHGDETVRRTELAALREDVIAAQLEIGESESELSQRLRGIERRADELSASASSPSFMDQFVVLLGDYRLALAQLQEQRFSDVKPASELAAPAIYDRNYRPGYGYHGFVPFWTLSTWHSSNVQANEATQSSSTNSSFSSGFSGAGGSSSF from the coding sequence ATGATGCCGCTGAAGCCTGACCGATCCGGACATCACGACCCCACATCCCGTGGACGCGAGGTGACCGCCGCCGATTCAAACGACGACGTCGTCCCGGCCGGGCAGATCACGCCGTCCATCCCGAAGTTGATCGGAGTGGCCGTCGCTGCCGCCGCCCTGATCGGCGGGGGGACGGCCCTCGGAATCTCCCAGGCGATGCCCGTCCCTCAGGAGTCCGCGTACGTCATGCAGGATTCTCCCCGGCTCGCGCCGTCCGAACAGACGGACGTGGTGATCCACAACCCGGACGCGGTGCTCAGCGCCGGGGACGAGGCCAGGATCGTCCGGGATGCCGAGAGGCTCGAGGTTCCCGCGGTGGTCACCCAGCTGCACTACATGGTCTTCGCCGACAACCACGAGAACGTCAACGACACGGTGGAGGAGTTCGCCCGCGACACCCGACCCGACCTGATCTCCGCCGATGACGACCACTTCGCCGACGGCGTCCTCATTGTCGGTGTCGGGCTGGACCCTCGCCAGTCCTTCGTGTTCGCGGGCAACGACGTCGCCGACGCGCTGCATCTGCACTCGGGTAGCCACCTCGACAAGGCGGTCACCGCAATCCAGCCCGGGGTCAAGGACAACAACATCCCCGCCGGGCTGTTCGCCGGTGCCGATGCCGCCACCGACACCGAGACTCTCGCGCGGGACCTGTACGGGGATGCCCGCAACAACCGGGTCGGTGCGATCATTGGCGGGGGAGTGGGTGCGGCGGGAGGTGCCGCGGCGGCGGCCGCCGGCGCCGGCGCCGTGCTCCGGACCCGCCGCAAGAAGGCGCTGACCGCCCGGCAGCACTACGACGTGGTGTCCCGGGAGTACGGTTCGCTCGCCCAGCGGCTCGACCACATCGACATCCGGGCACACTCGCTGACCTCCCCGTTCGCGGACAACCAGATGCGGAAGCAGTGGGAGGAGGTACGCGACCGCTTCCTCAATCTTCACGATCATGTGGATTCCTTCAGCCATCTCTCCGCCAGCTCCCCGGACAAGGCCTTCCTCTCACACGCCACGGAGCTTGACGACGCCGCGGAAACCACCACCCGGGTCAGCTACGCCGAAGCGAACATCGACAGCCTGTTCAGGCTCGAACACGGCGATGAAACCGTGCGCCGTACCGAGCTCGCGGCGCTCCGCGAGGACGTCATCGCGGCTCAACTGGAGATAGGCGAGTCCGAATCGGAGCTGTCCCAGCGCCTGCGCGGCATTGAGCGCCGCGCCGACGAGCTCTCCGCCTCCGCGTCGTCGCCGTCGTTCATGGACCAGTTCGTGGTGCTGCTGGGGGATTACCGCCTGGCACTGGCTCAGCTGCAGGAGCAGAGGTTCTCGGATGTCAAGCCCGCCTCGGAGCTGGCCGCCCCGGCCATCTACGACCGGAACTACCGCCCCGGTTACGGCTACCACGGCTTCGTCCCTTTCTGGACGTTGAGCACCTGGCACTCGAGCAATGTCCAGGCAAACGAGGCGACGCAGTCCTCCTCGACCAACTCGTCCTTCAGCTCGGGCTTCTCCGGGGCGGGCGGTTCCTCAAGCTTCTGA
- a CDS encoding TspO/MBR family protein — protein MDILDFPALRQRRHRTIGATSAAVVATAIAGSLATDTSSPWYRSLTKPAIQPPAWVFPVAWTGLYASIAAVAGRSLADLQERGDTAEYQELRNALAANLALNAGWSALFFKGHQPGPATLEAGMLAISSADLARRNIAVNKRRGAFLLPYAAWTAFATVLTGTIWYQNR, from the coding sequence ATGGACATCCTCGACTTCCCCGCCCTCAGACAGCGCCGCCACCGCACCATCGGCGCCACGTCAGCTGCAGTCGTGGCCACCGCCATTGCAGGTTCCCTGGCCACCGACACGTCCTCGCCCTGGTACCGGTCATTGACCAAACCCGCTATCCAGCCACCCGCCTGGGTCTTCCCCGTCGCCTGGACCGGGCTGTACGCCAGCATCGCCGCCGTCGCGGGCCGGAGCCTCGCCGACCTGCAGGAACGCGGCGATACGGCCGAATACCAGGAGCTGCGCAACGCGCTCGCCGCCAACCTGGCGCTCAACGCCGGGTGGAGCGCGCTGTTCTTCAAGGGGCACCAGCCCGGACCGGCCACCCTCGAGGCGGGCATGCTCGCGATCTCCAGCGCCGACCTGGCCAGACGCAACATCGCAGTGAATAAGCGCCGCGGCGCGTTCCTTCTCCCCTACGCCGCGTGGACCGCCTTCGCCACCGTGCTCACGGGGACGATCTGGTACCAGAACCGCTGA
- a CDS encoding MBL fold metallo-hydrolase yields MTANDFPVNITESTHPAANPPAEGELRVTLLGTGSPIPSTERFGFSVLVQAGENNYVVDAGRGAIVRLIQAGVEAGQVDGLFLTHFHSDHVLSIDDLWMTGYVPAFGGREGAFDVYGPEGVTNIVDNLREAFQNDVDVRVADGELERDTTGIEAHEFTEDGVIFDEDGLKVTMFDVQHDPADVIQPAKGYRIDYEGKSVVISGDTIPNENVATYGKDADILIHEVAAFQDRNVLPQVISHHTTPDQAGEIFAQAQPKLAVYSHFVNGIPGKVEGISDEEMIARTKENYDGEVVLGQDLMSFLITDEDIEVTDQAGLAELAAE; encoded by the coding sequence GTGACAGCGAACGACTTCCCGGTGAACATCACCGAGTCCACCCACCCGGCGGCGAACCCCCCGGCCGAGGGCGAACTGCGGGTGACGCTGCTGGGCACGGGCAGCCCGATCCCGAGCACGGAACGCTTCGGCTTCTCCGTGCTCGTCCAGGCGGGAGAGAACAACTACGTCGTCGACGCCGGCCGTGGCGCCATCGTCCGCCTCATCCAGGCCGGCGTGGAGGCCGGACAAGTCGACGGACTCTTCCTCACCCATTTCCACTCCGACCACGTCCTCAGCATCGACGACCTGTGGATGACCGGTTACGTGCCCGCCTTCGGCGGCCGTGAGGGAGCCTTCGACGTCTACGGCCCCGAGGGCGTGACCAACATCGTGGACAACCTGCGCGAAGCCTTCCAGAACGACGTCGACGTCCGCGTCGCCGACGGGGAGCTCGAGCGCGACACCACCGGCATCGAGGCCCACGAGTTCACCGAGGACGGCGTCATCTTCGACGAGGACGGCCTGAAGGTGACGATGTTCGACGTGCAGCACGACCCGGCGGACGTGATCCAACCAGCCAAGGGCTACCGGATCGACTACGAGGGCAAGTCTGTGGTCATCAGCGGCGACACCATCCCGAACGAGAATGTGGCGACCTACGGCAAGGACGCCGACATCCTGATCCACGAAGTCGCCGCCTTCCAGGACCGCAACGTCCTGCCCCAGGTCATCTCGCACCACACCACCCCGGACCAGGCCGGCGAGATCTTCGCCCAGGCACAGCCGAAGCTGGCTGTGTACAGCCACTTCGTCAACGGCATCCCCGGCAAGGTCGAGGGCATCAGCGACGAAGAGATGATCGCCCGGACCAAGGAAAACTACGACGGCGAAGTCGTCCTCGGCCAGGACCTCATGAGCTTCCTCATCACCGACGAGGACATCGAGGTCACCGATCAGGCTGGTCTCGCCGAACTCGCCGCCGAATAG
- a CDS encoding gluconokinase: MDHKIPTMPVKRKKSTAPYVVALDVGSTASRGGLYDATGRPVSGSKQRIAHEFSTAGDGTSVIDADQVVAECREIIDEIVWFAQNKGFADQIAGVAMDSFASSLVLVGADGKALTPCLTYADSRSRKQVQELGERIDESAYHARTGVRLHSSYHPARLLWLQNEHPETFARAESVMTIGEYVYLRLAGIRGLATSVAAWSGIVDVRTGELDLPVLEACGVAPELFSPIVDPDQPDRPTSTGWKELKKVDWFHAIPDGWPSNIGPGAIDSSTVAVAAATSGAVRVILDECPTEIPSGLWCYRLSRDRWIVGGALNDVGRAVSWLDATVASPGENLDAVLAGPPLAGTPAVLPFFSGERATGWAAGARATFHGVTAATGPQELWRGVFEGIALSYRRVWDELTAAGARPSRVIASGRVSLDHPAWLQMLADALEAPVIPLAMKRATLRGTALIALDTLAPGVERATPPFGEEWRPVDKHLPHYRQAMGDFEMLYGVLVA; this comes from the coding sequence ATGGACCACAAGATTCCCACCATGCCGGTGAAGCGGAAGAAGTCCACCGCTCCGTACGTGGTGGCGCTCGACGTCGGGTCCACAGCCTCGCGGGGAGGGCTCTACGACGCCACGGGTCGCCCGGTCTCCGGGTCCAAGCAGCGGATCGCGCACGAGTTCAGCACGGCCGGCGACGGGACGAGCGTCATCGACGCAGACCAGGTCGTCGCCGAGTGTCGGGAGATCATCGACGAGATCGTGTGGTTCGCGCAGAACAAGGGGTTCGCCGACCAGATCGCCGGCGTTGCCATGGATTCCTTCGCGTCCTCGCTCGTCCTCGTCGGCGCCGACGGCAAGGCGCTGACTCCGTGCCTCACCTACGCCGATTCCCGTTCCCGGAAGCAGGTGCAGGAGCTGGGGGAGCGTATCGACGAATCCGCGTACCACGCCCGCACCGGCGTCCGGCTCCACAGCTCCTACCATCCGGCCCGCCTGCTGTGGCTGCAGAATGAGCACCCGGAGACCTTCGCGCGTGCGGAATCCGTCATGACGATCGGGGAGTACGTCTACCTCCGCCTGGCCGGCATCCGTGGCCTGGCCACCTCGGTGGCGGCGTGGTCGGGCATCGTCGATGTGCGCACCGGCGAGCTTGACCTGCCGGTTCTGGAGGCGTGCGGGGTTGCCCCGGAGTTGTTCTCGCCCATCGTCGACCCGGACCAGCCCGACCGTCCGACCTCCACCGGCTGGAAGGAGCTGAAGAAGGTCGACTGGTTCCATGCCATCCCCGACGGCTGGCCCTCCAACATCGGCCCCGGGGCGATCGACAGCTCAACCGTCGCCGTCGCCGCAGCCACCTCCGGCGCCGTGCGCGTGATCCTCGACGAATGCCCGACCGAGATCCCCTCCGGCCTGTGGTGCTACCGGCTCTCGCGAGATCGGTGGATCGTCGGCGGCGCCCTCAACGACGTCGGCCGCGCGGTCTCCTGGCTGGACGCCACCGTCGCCTCGCCCGGAGAGAATCTCGACGCGGTGCTGGCCGGACCCCCGCTGGCGGGCACCCCTGCTGTCCTCCCGTTCTTCAGCGGCGAGCGCGCCACCGGCTGGGCGGCCGGCGCCCGCGCGACCTTCCACGGAGTCACCGCCGCCACCGGCCCGCAGGAACTGTGGCGGGGCGTGTTCGAGGGCATCGCCTTGTCCTACCGGCGGGTGTGGGACGAGCTCACCGCCGCCGGAGCAAGGCCGTCACGGGTGATCGCCTCCGGCCGTGTCTCGCTCGACCATCCCGCCTGGCTGCAGATGCTCGCCGACGCCCTCGAGGCCCCCGTCATCCCTCTGGCCATGAAGCGCGCGACGCTGCGCGGAACCGCCCTGATCGCGCTCGACACACTGGCACCCGGAGTGGAGAGGGCGACGCCACCTTTCGGGGAGGAATGGCGGCCCGTCGATAAGCATCTGCCCCATTACCGGCAGGCGATGGGCGACTTCGAGATGCTTTACGGCGTACTCGTCGCTTAA
- a CDS encoding carboxymuconolactone decarboxylase family protein → MRHAGPPPGTAERFQKGLDRMMELVAGGQSNTCDHAKLVESYKDLGPLLSDDIVSFAFGDIYSRDSLSQQEQTMVTISSLAALGTERQLKLHINVGFNVVLTREKIVGTMIHLLPYAGFPRVLNALTLVKEVMAERGMEPEATQ, encoded by the coding sequence GTGAGGCACGCGGGGCCCCCGCCCGGGACCGCTGAGCGCTTCCAGAAGGGCCTCGACCGCATGATGGAGCTGGTCGCCGGCGGCCAGTCCAACACCTGCGACCACGCCAAGCTCGTCGAGTCGTACAAGGACCTGGGCCCGCTGCTCTCCGACGACATCGTCTCTTTCGCCTTCGGCGACATCTATTCCCGCGACAGCCTGTCCCAGCAGGAGCAGACGATGGTGACCATCTCTTCCCTGGCCGCCCTGGGCACGGAGCGCCAGCTGAAGCTGCACATCAACGTCGGCTTCAACGTGGTTCTGACCAGGGAAAAGATCGTAGGTACCATGATCCACCTCCTCCCCTACGCCGGTTTCCCGCGGGTGCTCAACGCGCTCACCCTGGTCAAGGAGGTCATGGCGGAGCGCGGCATGGAGCCGGAGGCCACCCAGTGA
- a CDS encoding DUF4389 domain-containing protein: MVTSPVSSSRYSARTRPFNWVLLVLGVLLTALGLGLSAGGFAIMGAEAAQRDGQYLTGPAQRFESTGHAVTTGSLVIDPGEAGMSGLPPLNELASIRIRVTPVVPDEAVFVGIAEAADVSGYLEDVPHSAAGDAAWMNGGSRTTQWDWRTGDVDPDLREVSGNRSPEPPEQQDFWAVSASGAGVQDITFDLQEGQWTLVVMNADADRPVWVDVEADVRTGLLGAVNPGLLIAGLIGLLLGIPLLLFGTAGLGRDIAPREPVGDAGVGGVGPVPLGRSPLTFTGYLDEGVSRGLWLVKWLLAIPHYLVLGLLWFALVVTTIAAGLAILFTGRFPRAWFNYSVGVLRWNWRVGFYAYSALGTDRYPPFTLAAGDYPADLDVAYPERLSRGLVLVKWWLLAIPHLLVVALLTGSGGMLRLESGDGAGASLDMSLIGLLVLVAAVILLFTGRYRRDIFDLIVGLNRWVYRVSTYVLLLRDEYPPFRLDQGPTEELVEKQAAAGS; the protein is encoded by the coding sequence ATGGTCACCAGTCCTGTCTCGTCCTCCCGATACTCCGCGCGCACCAGACCCTTCAACTGGGTCCTGCTCGTACTCGGCGTCCTGCTCACCGCTCTGGGCCTGGGACTGAGCGCCGGCGGATTCGCCATCATGGGCGCCGAGGCAGCCCAGCGGGACGGCCAGTACCTGACCGGCCCTGCGCAGAGGTTCGAGTCCACCGGCCACGCCGTGACCACAGGTTCCCTCGTGATCGACCCGGGTGAGGCCGGCATGAGCGGCCTGCCGCCGCTCAACGAGCTGGCCAGCATCCGGATCCGGGTGACTCCCGTCGTCCCGGACGAGGCGGTGTTCGTGGGCATCGCCGAGGCCGCCGACGTCTCCGGCTACCTCGAGGATGTCCCCCATTCGGCGGCGGGGGACGCCGCCTGGATGAACGGCGGGTCCCGCACAACGCAGTGGGACTGGCGCACCGGCGATGTTGACCCCGACCTCAGGGAGGTGTCCGGCAACCGGAGCCCGGAACCTCCGGAGCAGCAGGACTTCTGGGCAGTCTCCGCCAGCGGCGCCGGCGTCCAGGACATCACCTTCGACCTGCAGGAGGGGCAGTGGACACTGGTAGTGATGAACGCCGACGCCGACCGCCCGGTGTGGGTCGACGTGGAGGCCGACGTCCGCACCGGGCTGCTCGGGGCAGTCAATCCGGGGCTGCTGATCGCGGGCCTGATCGGACTGCTGCTCGGCATCCCGCTGCTGCTGTTCGGCACGGCGGGGCTGGGCCGGGACATCGCCCCCCGGGAACCGGTGGGGGACGCGGGAGTCGGGGGAGTTGGGCCCGTGCCACTGGGCCGCTCCCCGCTGACCTTCACCGGTTACCTCGACGAGGGCGTCTCCCGCGGGTTGTGGCTGGTCAAATGGCTGCTGGCCATTCCGCACTACCTGGTGCTGGGCCTGTTGTGGTTCGCATTGGTGGTCACCACCATCGCCGCCGGGCTGGCCATCCTGTTCACCGGCCGCTTCCCGCGGGCCTGGTTCAACTACAGCGTCGGCGTACTCCGCTGGAACTGGCGGGTGGGCTTCTACGCCTACTCGGCGCTGGGCACCGACCGCTACCCGCCCTTCACGCTGGCCGCGGGCGACTACCCTGCGGACCTCGACGTCGCTTACCCCGAGCGCCTCTCACGCGGACTGGTGCTGGTCAAGTGGTGGCTGCTGGCCATTCCGCACCTGCTGGTCGTGGCGCTGCTCACCGGCAGCGGCGGGATGCTGAGGCTCGAATCGGGCGACGGCGCCGGTGCCAGCCTGGACATGTCCCTGATTGGGTTGCTGGTACTCGTGGCGGCCGTGATCCTGCTGTTCACCGGCAGGTACCGCCGCGACATCTTCGACCTCATCGTCGGCCTCAACCGCTGGGTGTACCGGGTGTCCACTTATGTGCTTCTGCTGCGCGACGAGTACCCGCCGTTCCGCCTCGACCAGGGGCCGACGGAAGAACTGGTGGAGAAACAGGCGGCGGCGGGAAGCTGA
- a CDS encoding MFS transporter translates to MISPTFVLAWVVNFLQYLLFYLLVTTIALYAVREFAASQTASGLAASSFVIGATLGRIFCGYVIDTLGKRPVLLVSAVVIALTSTLYLVVDSLPLLIAVRIVHGCAYAFASTALMAIAQTAIPSRRRAEGTGYFALTSTLATAVGPALGLALVGAFTYDILFIASLAIAVLALALSIFLRPSAAQRQAIAEAKKATRPRFSFRDIAHPAVAPIGAFMLLIGLAYGGVITFLNGYAVERGVLTGAGLFFLAYAVPMLLMRPVLGRLQDKRGDNIVVYLGLALFILALGMLALATADWHVVLAGALTGLGYGTLMPACQAIAVNAVPREKIGTGISTLFLFMDLGLGLGPILLGALVAATGYGTMYATLAGVAAAAAVLYFAVHGRRA, encoded by the coding sequence CTGATCTCCCCCACCTTCGTGCTGGCCTGGGTGGTCAACTTCCTCCAGTACCTGCTCTTCTATCTGCTGGTGACCACCATCGCGCTCTACGCCGTCCGGGAGTTCGCCGCCTCACAGACCGCCAGCGGTCTCGCGGCGAGCTCATTCGTCATCGGCGCCACGCTCGGGCGGATCTTCTGCGGCTATGTCATCGACACGCTGGGAAAACGGCCGGTCCTGCTCGTCTCCGCCGTAGTGATAGCGCTGACGTCCACCCTGTATCTGGTCGTGGATTCCCTCCCCCTGCTCATCGCCGTGCGCATCGTCCACGGCTGCGCGTACGCCTTCGCCAGCACGGCACTCATGGCGATCGCGCAGACCGCCATCCCTTCCCGGCGCCGCGCCGAAGGAACCGGCTACTTCGCGCTCACCTCCACCCTGGCGACCGCAGTCGGACCTGCCCTCGGCCTGGCACTGGTCGGCGCCTTCACCTACGACATCCTCTTCATCGCCAGCCTGGCCATCGCCGTGCTCGCCCTGGCGCTCAGCATCTTCCTCCGCCCCTCCGCCGCCCAGCGCCAGGCCATCGCCGAGGCGAAGAAGGCCACCCGGCCCCGGTTCTCCTTCCGCGACATCGCCCACCCGGCCGTCGCCCCCATCGGCGCCTTCATGCTGCTCATCGGGCTCGCCTACGGCGGCGTGATCACCTTCCTCAACGGCTACGCCGTCGAACGCGGGGTGCTCACCGGCGCCGGCCTGTTCTTCCTGGCCTACGCGGTGCCGATGCTCCTCATGCGCCCCGTCCTCGGCCGACTGCAGGACAAGCGCGGTGACAACATCGTCGTCTACCTCGGTCTGGCACTGTTCATCCTTGCGTTGGGGATGCTCGCCCTCGCCACCGCAGACTGGCACGTCGTCCTCGCCGGCGCGCTGACCGGTCTCGGCTACGGCACGCTCATGCCCGCCTGCCAGGCCATCGCCGTCAACGCGGTTCCCCGGGAGAAGATCGGCACCGGCATTTCCACGCTGTTCCTGTTCATGGACCTCGGCCTCGGTCTCGGCCCGATCCTGCTGGGCGCCCTCGTCGCCGCCACCGGCTACGGCACCATGTACGCGACCCTCGCCGGCGTCGCGGCCGCCGCTGCCGTCCTCTACTTCGCGGTACACGGCCGCCGCGCCTGA
- a CDS encoding M23 family metallopeptidase: MLNNTQRSTAARHRRISTAQATRKRFALVALTAGAVSSAGVGGAAAATLQASPEPSPQAVDVDYQLTSDADQSPAVAASPQILEISEYKPVANIDEQLDKAVAFSAERAAAAQAEAEEAAAAVAAAASAAQAAAAPAAPAHAAQTASGAVVSPAQGTFTSGYGMRWGTLHAGIDIANAIGTPILAIMDGTVIDSGPASGYGNWIRIQHSDGSVSVYGHMSTLAVSVGQSVTAGQQIAGMGSEGFSTGSHLHFEIHPGGAGAVDPVGWFAQHGISF, from the coding sequence ATTCTCAACAACACTCAGCGGTCGACTGCAGCCCGTCACCGCAGGATCTCCACCGCCCAGGCAACCCGTAAGCGCTTCGCCCTGGTGGCCCTCACCGCCGGTGCGGTGTCCTCCGCCGGCGTCGGCGGCGCAGCCGCCGCCACTCTGCAGGCCTCCCCGGAGCCCTCCCCGCAGGCCGTCGACGTCGACTACCAGCTGACCAGCGACGCCGACCAGTCGCCGGCCGTGGCCGCATCGCCGCAGATCCTGGAGATCTCCGAGTACAAGCCGGTGGCCAACATCGACGAGCAGCTGGACAAGGCCGTCGCGTTCAGCGCCGAGCGCGCCGCTGCGGCCCAGGCAGAGGCCGAGGAGGCAGCGGCCGCCGTAGCTGCCGCTGCCTCAGCCGCCCAGGCAGCCGCAGCCCCCGCCGCTCCGGCCCATGCGGCACAGACCGCTTCCGGCGCCGTCGTGAGCCCCGCGCAGGGAACCTTCACCTCCGGTTACGGCATGCGCTGGGGCACTCTCCACGCCGGCATCGACATCGCCAACGCCATCGGGACCCCGATTCTCGCGATCATGGACGGCACCGTCATCGACTCCGGCCCGGCCTCCGGCTACGGCAACTGGATCCGTATCCAGCACAGCGACGGATCCGTCTCCGTCTACGGCCACATGTCCACCCTGGCCGTGTCCGTCGGCCAGAGCGTCACCGCCGGCCAGCAGATCGCGGGCATGGGCAGCGAAGGCTTCTCCACCGGCTCCCACCTGCACTTCGAGATCCACCCCGGCGGCGCCGGCGCCGTCGACCCGGTCGGCTGGTTCGCCCAGCACGGCATCTCCTTCTAA
- a CDS encoding DUF2382 domain-containing protein — protein MVNRNIQDLANATAYDKSGDKLGSVKQVYINDSTGQPDFVEVGHGLFGMSSSLVPLRGHQLTGEELRLAFTKDRIQDAPNIDDDAHLSDEDQAVIYRHYGLEGTQNVETYDAGDHDRDRPAGRDVAGAGAGAGAGAAGLAGGAAYDRTDDRIGGHTGADVDTTTDADSMTLSEERVNVDKENVQTGEVRLRKHVVHDTQTVEVPVEREELRIERTPVDGDRADRGDRGGALGEEETTVSLSEERVNVTKETVPVEEVSLHKETVRDTETVREDVAREELDVDGDADAGFDPGSEGRTPRR, from the coding sequence ATGGTAAACCGCAACATTCAGGATCTCGCAAACGCCACCGCCTACGACAAGAGCGGCGACAAGCTGGGCTCGGTCAAGCAGGTGTACATCAACGACTCCACCGGCCAGCCCGACTTCGTCGAGGTCGGCCACGGCCTGTTCGGCATGAGCTCCAGCCTGGTGCCGCTGCGCGGCCACCAGCTCACGGGCGAGGAACTCCGACTGGCCTTCACCAAGGACCGTATCCAGGACGCCCCGAACATCGACGACGACGCCCACCTGTCCGACGAGGACCAGGCCGTCATCTACCGCCACTACGGCCTCGAGGGCACCCAGAACGTCGAGACCTACGACGCCGGCGACCACGACCGTGACCGCCCGGCCGGCCGTGACGTGGCCGGAGCGGGAGCGGGCGCGGGAGCGGGAGCGGCGGGCCTCGCCGGCGGCGCCGCATACGACCGCACCGATGATCGTATCGGTGGACATACCGGCGCCGACGTGGACACCACCACGGACGCGGACTCGATGACGCTGTCCGAGGAGCGCGTGAACGTGGACAAGGAGAACGTCCAGACCGGTGAGGTGCGTCTGCGCAAGCACGTCGTCCACGACACCCAGACCGTCGAGGTCCCCGTGGAGCGTGAGGAGTTGCGCATCGAGCGCACTCCGGTCGACGGTGACCGCGCCGACCGCGGCGATCGCGGCGGTGCCCTCGGCGAGGAGGAGACCACCGTGTCCCTGTCCGAGGAACGCGTCAACGTCACCAAGGAAACCGTCCCGGTGGAGGAGGTCAGCCTGCACAAGGAGACCGTCCGCGACACCGAGACCGTCCGCGAGGACGTCGCCCGCGAGGAACTCGACGTCGACGGCGATGCCGACGCCGGTTTCGACCCCGGTTCCGAAGGCCGCACCCCGCGCCGTTAA
- a CDS encoding alkaline phosphatase PhoX, giving the protein MNASQQQPAFGRRGFLKAGGALGAAGVLSALMGNAALAAEGRGRGVDTMQAPDNGGYGPLQPAPGGELLLPAGFSYVAFGQTGTLMSDGTPTPNMHDGMAAFAGANGMINLVRNHERSQGAAFGANSYDPNAGGGTTNLVFDPNKMELVSAYPSLTGTIRNCAGGPTPAGTWLTCEETFTGLDVAHPHGYVFEVPADATSPVDAVPIKEMGRFTHEAVAIDPETGIVYETEDRGTSGFYRFVPNDRNDLTAGGKLQMMAIKAQPKFDTSISQRAGKPLPVTWVDIKDPDPDSTDSLAVFKQGYEQGGALFARLEGAWYGDGSIYIVSTSGGDAGLGQVWRYTPRGNSGGQLELTYESTDPEVLQSPDNLCVSPNTNALVLCEDGAGKNLLRGVTLDGQIFDLAELNSNNNSEVAGATFSPDGRILFFNVQNPGITYAITGPWENGAL; this is encoded by the coding sequence ATGAACGCATCACAGCAGCAGCCCGCCTTCGGGCGCCGCGGATTCCTGAAGGCCGGCGGAGCACTGGGCGCCGCAGGCGTCCTCTCCGCCCTGATGGGCAACGCCGCGCTGGCCGCCGAAGGCCGCGGGCGCGGCGTCGACACCATGCAGGCACCCGACAACGGCGGCTACGGCCCGCTGCAGCCGGCCCCGGGCGGCGAGCTGCTCCTGCCCGCCGGCTTCTCCTACGTGGCCTTCGGCCAGACCGGCACCCTGATGAGCGACGGGACGCCGACGCCGAACATGCATGACGGCATGGCCGCCTTCGCCGGCGCGAACGGCATGATCAACCTGGTCCGCAACCACGAGCGGTCGCAGGGCGCGGCCTTCGGCGCCAACTCCTACGACCCGAACGCCGGCGGCGGCACGACCAACCTGGTCTTCGATCCGAACAAGATGGAGCTCGTGTCCGCGTACCCTTCGCTGACCGGCACCATCCGCAACTGCGCCGGCGGCCCCACCCCCGCTGGAACCTGGCTGACCTGCGAGGAGACCTTCACCGGCCTGGACGTCGCGCACCCGCACGGCTACGTCTTCGAGGTCCCGGCCGACGCCACCTCCCCCGTCGACGCCGTCCCGATCAAGGAGATGGGCCGCTTCACCCATGAGGCCGTGGCCATCGACCCGGAGACCGGCATCGTCTACGAGACCGAGGACCGCGGCACCTCCGGCTTCTACCGCTTCGTCCCCAACGACCGCAATGACCTGACCGCCGGCGGCAAGCTGCAGATGATGGCCATCAAGGCCCAGCCCAAGTTCGACACCAGCATCAGCCAGCGCGCAGGCAAGCCCCTGCCGGTCACCTGGGTCGACATCAAGGATCCGGATCCGGACAGCACCGATTCCCTCGCCGTGTTCAAGCAGGGCTACGAGCAGGGCGGCGCGCTCTTCGCCCGCCTCGAGGGCGCCTGGTACGGCGACGGTTCCATCTATATCGTCTCCACCAGCGGCGGCGACGCGGGCCTGGGCCAGGTCTGGCGCTACACCCCGCGGGGCAACTCCGGCGGCCAGCTCGAGCTGACCTACGAGTCCACCGACCCCGAGGTCCTGCAGAGCCCGGACAACCTCTGCGTCTCCCCGAACACCAACGCCCTCGTGCTGTGCGAGGACGGCGCAGGCAAGAACCTGCTGCGCGGCGTGACCCTCGACGGCCAGATCTTCGACCTCGCGGAACTGAACTCCAACAACAACAGCGAGGTCGCCGGCGCCACGTTCAGCCCGGACGGCAGGATCCTGTTCTTCAACGTGCAGAACCCCGGCATCACCTACGCCATCACCGGCCCGTGGGAGAACGGCGCCCTGTAA